One stretch of Clavibacter californiensis DNA includes these proteins:
- a CDS encoding class I SAM-dependent methyltransferase yields MTLDLEDYSPGAEFYDLVARRHTEALAGVLAEALAGVPAGAADPGTVVELGAGTGRVTRLLADLVPGAPILAAEPSPVMRAVLRSRVHEDPALRRRVTIRPETAQELTLPDRIRAVVLIGVAGHLGSDDRADLWRRCLERLVPGGVVVVDLMGTSARSLPPTRLLRERIGTQTYEWWTTAEPGRDGATRFTTRWLVLDGERTVREVRGGYEWHSLDQAMLAREAGRSWTVLRGGAEDAATEVAVLRR; encoded by the coding sequence GTGACGCTCGATCTCGAGGACTACTCGCCGGGCGCGGAGTTCTACGACCTCGTGGCCCGGCGCCACACGGAGGCGCTCGCGGGCGTGCTCGCCGAGGCGCTGGCGGGCGTCCCGGCGGGCGCCGCCGACCCCGGGACCGTCGTCGAGCTCGGCGCGGGCACCGGCCGCGTCACGCGCCTGCTCGCCGACCTCGTCCCCGGCGCGCCGATCCTCGCCGCGGAGCCCTCCCCCGTCATGCGCGCCGTCCTGCGCAGCCGCGTGCACGAGGATCCCGCGCTCCGCCGTCGGGTCACCATCCGCCCCGAGACGGCGCAGGAGCTGACGCTGCCCGACCGGATCCGCGCGGTCGTGCTCATCGGCGTCGCCGGCCATCTCGGAAGCGACGACCGCGCCGACCTCTGGCGCCGCTGCCTCGAGCGCCTGGTCCCCGGCGGCGTGGTCGTCGTCGACCTCATGGGGACGAGCGCGCGCTCGCTCCCGCCGACCCGCCTCCTGCGCGAGCGCATCGGCACCCAGACCTACGAGTGGTGGACCACGGCCGAGCCCGGCCGCGACGGCGCCACCCGCTTCACCACGCGCTGGCTCGTGCTCGACGGCGAGCGGACGGTGCGCGAGGTCCGAGGAGGATACGAATGGCACAGCCTGGACCAGGCGATGTTGGCACGCGAGGCGGGCCGGTCGTGGACCGTGCTCCGCGGCGGGGCCGAGGACGCGGCGACCGAGGTCGCGGTGCTCCGCCGGTGA
- a CDS encoding thioesterase II family protein encodes MIETPRAEGGWLRRVAPAPDARIRLLCLPHAGGAASAYRGWAPFAPRGVEVVAVQYPGRADRYGDPVSPDLDALAADVAAAVDALPDRLPVVLFGHSMGALVAYETARVLAARGRPAVRLVVSGRRAPTVRWGGTLHRQDDDVLLADLERHGGTAPALLADDDMRRTVLACLRDDYRLVETHRTAPGPGPGCPVSVFSGDADPELSPPEAEAWHRLGVDDGSATGPETADGLRVFRGGHFYLAERPAEVVEAIVSLLDPALAFPAAAESMFP; translated from the coding sequence ATGATCGAGACCCCGCGCGCCGAGGGCGGCTGGCTGCGGCGCGTCGCCCCGGCGCCCGACGCCCGCATCCGCCTCCTCTGCCTGCCGCACGCCGGCGGCGCGGCGTCGGCCTACCGCGGGTGGGCCCCGTTCGCGCCGCGGGGCGTCGAGGTCGTCGCGGTGCAGTACCCGGGCCGCGCGGACCGCTACGGCGACCCCGTCAGCCCCGATCTCGACGCGCTCGCCGCCGACGTCGCGGCGGCCGTCGACGCCCTGCCTGACCGCCTGCCCGTCGTGCTCTTCGGGCACAGCATGGGCGCCCTGGTCGCCTACGAGACCGCGCGCGTCCTCGCCGCGCGCGGCCGCCCCGCCGTCCGGCTGGTGGTGTCGGGACGCCGCGCGCCGACCGTGCGGTGGGGCGGCACCCTGCACAGGCAGGACGACGACGTGCTCCTCGCCGACCTCGAGCGGCACGGCGGGACGGCGCCCGCGCTCCTCGCCGACGACGACATGCGGCGCACCGTGCTCGCCTGCCTGCGCGACGACTACCGGCTCGTGGAGACGCACCGCACCGCACCGGGGCCCGGACCGGGCTGCCCGGTGAGCGTGTTCAGCGGCGACGCGGATCCCGAGCTCAGTCCCCCGGAGGCCGAGGCGTGGCACCGCCTGGGCGTCGACGACGGCTCCGCCACCGGGCCGGAGACCGCCGACGGCCTCCGGGTGTTCCGCGGCGGCCACTTCTACCTGGCCGAGCGGCCGGCCGAGGTGGTGGAGGCGATCGTCTCGCTGCTGGATCCGGCGCTCGCCTTCCCCGCCGCGGCGGAGTCGATGTTCCCGTGA
- a CDS encoding Gfo/Idh/MocA family oxidoreductase, whose protein sequence is MTGDVDDPPLRVVVCGTGFGRIHLRAVGAVPGLRLAGILARGGDASRAVAAAHGVPLWTDVADLPDDVDVASVAVGSAVQGGPGSDLVLALLARGIHVLQEHPAHPDEITAAARVARRAGVRYRLSTHYRHVRATRGFLASAERLRARSPLVHVDAAGPVHLLQPLVDVLGLAVGGLRPWAFADPVERPRELTALETRASPLTAIEGVVGGIALSLRVHHELHPADRDNHALLWPRIALASEAGVLSLADVHGPVTWSPALHTRRDAAGRLDLDGDPARRAMPRLSSWPDAPAPSAGDLFDDVWPDAVAHALAQLVAEIRAGDGDALRHAQADITMARAWVDLTRRLGPPRSIRPGEPPRVTAAAILPAAEPAPASTGPGSAGELASPGPTPADPYGPAAELFDLAAATHAELTATAVCRILDGRDLSAAPVLDIGAGTGVIARAVARSHPEALVVAAEPSEPLRAVLTARILDAPGLQERVTVTAGSAPDLELPDRLSAVLLCGVLGHLDASQRARLWPRIAERLLPGGVVVVETMGLEPGTRVPESRLARTHVGDDEVEWWFRADPAPEGLLALRTRWRSVAPDGREREVHDAYSWDPVGLEAIAREAGMDLVRLPAAAGASLPLGVLVPREADPPT, encoded by the coding sequence GTGACGGGCGACGTCGACGACCCCCCGCTGCGCGTCGTCGTCTGCGGCACCGGCTTCGGCCGCATCCACCTCCGGGCCGTCGGCGCCGTGCCCGGGCTCCGGCTCGCCGGGATCCTCGCCCGCGGCGGCGACGCGTCCCGCGCCGTCGCCGCCGCGCACGGCGTGCCGCTCTGGACCGACGTCGCCGACCTGCCGGACGACGTCGACGTGGCCTCGGTGGCCGTCGGCTCCGCCGTGCAGGGCGGGCCCGGATCCGACCTCGTGCTGGCGCTGCTCGCCCGGGGGATCCACGTGCTCCAGGAGCACCCGGCGCACCCCGACGAGATCACCGCCGCCGCCCGTGTGGCGCGGAGGGCCGGCGTGCGCTACCGCCTCTCGACGCACTACCGGCACGTGCGCGCGACCCGCGGCTTCCTCGCGTCGGCGGAGCGGCTGCGGGCCAGGAGCCCGCTCGTGCACGTGGACGCGGCGGGTCCCGTCCACCTGCTGCAGCCGCTCGTCGACGTCCTCGGCCTGGCGGTCGGCGGGCTCCGGCCGTGGGCGTTCGCGGATCCCGTCGAGCGCCCGCGCGAGCTGACCGCGCTCGAGACGCGCGCGTCGCCGCTCACGGCGATCGAGGGCGTGGTCGGCGGCATCGCCCTCTCGCTGCGCGTGCACCACGAGCTGCACCCCGCGGACCGCGACAACCACGCGCTGCTCTGGCCGCGCATCGCGCTCGCGTCCGAGGCGGGCGTGCTGTCCCTCGCGGACGTGCACGGGCCCGTCACCTGGAGCCCGGCGCTGCACACCCGGCGCGACGCGGCCGGCCGGCTCGACCTCGACGGGGATCCCGCACGGCGCGCGATGCCGCGGCTCTCCTCCTGGCCGGACGCGCCCGCGCCGAGCGCGGGCGACCTGTTCGACGACGTGTGGCCGGATGCGGTGGCGCACGCGCTCGCGCAGCTCGTGGCGGAGATCCGCGCGGGCGACGGCGACGCCCTCCGCCACGCGCAGGCCGACATCACCATGGCGCGCGCGTGGGTCGACCTCACCCGGCGGCTCGGCCCGCCGCGGAGCATCCGGCCGGGCGAGCCGCCGCGCGTGACGGCCGCGGCGATCCTGCCCGCGGCGGAGCCTGCCCCCGCGTCCACGGGCCCGGGCTCCGCGGGCGAGCTCGCGTCCCCCGGACCGACGCCGGCCGACCCCTACGGACCCGCGGCCGAGCTCTTCGACCTGGCCGCCGCCACGCACGCCGAGCTCACGGCCACCGCGGTGTGCCGCATCCTCGACGGCCGTGACCTCTCCGCAGCGCCCGTGCTCGACATCGGCGCGGGGACGGGCGTCATCGCGCGGGCCGTCGCGCGCTCCCATCCCGAGGCGCTCGTGGTGGCCGCCGAGCCGTCCGAGCCGCTGCGGGCCGTGCTCACCGCGCGGATCCTCGACGCCCCCGGCCTCCAGGAGCGCGTGACCGTGACCGCCGGATCCGCGCCCGACCTCGAGCTGCCCGACCGCCTCTCCGCGGTGCTCCTCTGCGGTGTGCTCGGCCACCTCGACGCGAGCCAGCGCGCCCGCCTCTGGCCGCGCATCGCCGAGCGGCTGCTGCCGGGCGGGGTCGTCGTCGTCGAGACGATGGGGCTCGAGCCCGGGACGCGCGTGCCCGAGTCGCGGCTCGCGCGCACGCACGTGGGCGACGACGAGGTCGAGTGGTGGTTCCGGGCGGATCCCGCGCCCGAGGGCCTCCTCGCGCTCCGCACCCGCTGGCGCAGCGTCGCGCCCGACGGCCGAGAGCGCGAGGTGCACGACGCGTACTCCTGGGATCCGGTGGGCTTGGAGGCGATCGCGCGCGAGGCCGGCATGGACCTCGTGCGCCTTCCCGCCGCCGCGGGAGCGTCGCTGCCGCTCGGCGTGCTCGTGCCGCGGGAGGCGGATCCGCCGACGTGA
- a CDS encoding saccharopine dehydrogenase NADP-binding domain-containing protein produces the protein MIAVIGASGAVGRPAVLALRALTDEPLRLGGRREAPLRALAEEAGGPVETVTVDLMDDDALARFCRGADVVVHCAAPAFAFGDRIAAAALEADADYVDVCGEEPVRAGLVARGLADAAVRDGRRAVVSTGVVPGLSGLLPRLAAEGLRGPLRLRGWVGGVEACSPGVALDVPLSLAAGGPGSTAYGTPLAAWSGGRRVERALRAEEDATAPFFAGRVALQPYLSAETERIARSAGFAEAAWWNVHPGPAVRDALNRLPALLAGEDGASAAADALIRAGDLDLAGTRPFHVLAVSVHGTAADGAPVERAIVLHSDDSYVLAGHLAAITVQEIRAGAVAPGVGFAHDVLDPQRVLDLVTASGASTVTRIDDAGDAGEMVEEDL, from the coding sequence GTGATCGCGGTCATCGGCGCGTCCGGCGCCGTCGGGCGACCCGCGGTGCTCGCCCTCCGCGCCCTGACCGACGAGCCGCTCCGGCTCGGCGGGCGTCGCGAGGCGCCGCTCCGCGCGCTCGCCGAGGAGGCGGGCGGCCCGGTCGAGACCGTGACCGTCGACCTGATGGACGACGACGCCCTCGCCCGCTTCTGCCGCGGCGCCGACGTGGTGGTGCACTGCGCCGCGCCGGCCTTCGCGTTCGGCGACCGGATCGCGGCGGCCGCCCTCGAGGCGGACGCCGACTACGTGGACGTCTGCGGCGAGGAGCCCGTGCGCGCGGGCCTCGTCGCGCGCGGCCTGGCCGACGCCGCCGTCCGCGACGGCCGCCGGGCGGTCGTCTCGACGGGCGTCGTCCCCGGCCTCTCGGGCCTCCTGCCGCGGCTCGCGGCCGAGGGGCTCCGCGGTCCGCTGCGGCTGCGCGGCTGGGTCGGCGGGGTCGAGGCGTGCTCGCCCGGGGTCGCGCTCGACGTGCCGCTGTCGCTCGCGGCCGGCGGCCCCGGATCCACCGCGTACGGCACCCCGCTCGCCGCGTGGTCCGGCGGTCGGCGCGTCGAGCGGGCGCTCCGCGCGGAGGAGGACGCGACGGCGCCGTTCTTCGCGGGCCGGGTCGCCCTGCAGCCGTACCTGTCGGCGGAGACCGAGCGGATCGCCCGCAGCGCGGGCTTCGCGGAGGCCGCGTGGTGGAACGTGCACCCGGGCCCCGCCGTGCGCGACGCCCTCAACCGCCTGCCCGCGCTCCTCGCGGGCGAGGACGGCGCGTCGGCGGCCGCCGATGCGCTCATCCGCGCGGGCGACCTCGACCTGGCCGGCACGCGGCCGTTCCACGTGCTGGCCGTCTCCGTGCACGGCACCGCGGCCGACGGCGCACCCGTCGAGCGCGCGATCGTGCTGCACAGCGACGACAGCTACGTGCTCGCCGGCCACCTGGCGGCCATCACCGTGCAGGAGATCCGCGCGGGCGCCGTGGCACCCGGGGTCGGCTTCGCGCACGACGTGCTGGATCCGCAGCGCGTCCTCGACCTCGTCACCGCGTCGGGCGCGAGCACCGTCACCCGCATCGACGATGCCGGCGACGCGGGCGAGATGGTGGAGGAGGACCTGTGA
- a CDS encoding non-ribosomal peptide synthetase has protein sequence MNAEQLIDDLTSRGVRLWAEDGRIRFRGPRGVIDDDRRELIRRHRDDVLTILERQDATGPGAPRAAADPAAAHLPFPLTPVQTAYLLGRTDAYPYGGVACSADLDLSWPASTDPARIVDAWIRLVEHHGMLRAEVHPDGSQRVLADPGPVVVPVDDLRGLGPASIGHRLDAVRADLAQGTGRDPGWPRVRAIVTRADDAVRLHLAVDLLVLDHASLQLVLDQLRALVADPSTELPDASEGPGFRDCVLARRALTASAAYERDRSYWWRRLDDLPPAPELPLADHDPMAAPARFRRLSAVLDPAAARRLDRAAADAGVTPTSALLAAYAETVGRWSRSPRFVLNVPVSDRGGLPAAADRVVGDFTSVELLEVDLTEGVPAVERMRALSSRLLEDLAHPLCGGTELLAELTRRRGGDARDVALAPVVFTSALAGDAASAPTGDGGRITAAVTRTPQVWIDCQALRVPDGLQLSWDVREGVLADGVADAAFGAFLRAVRALADDPAAWHRPCAVEMPADQRERRIRVGDTGDPVAPALVHEPLLAAADATPDAPAVIAPDRTLTHDELVRRAAAVAERLRSTGHRPGDRVAIVAERGWEQVVAVVGVLLAGGAYVPVDVAQPRIRRDTVLADAGIRQVLTPRALVGAPADWPTGVERIAVDALEPAATRPTPDAGRDGVDPADPAYVIYTSGSTGTPKGAILSHHAAHNTLVDVRERFGVGPDDRVLALAGLGFDLSVFDVLGVLGAGGAMVLPDPRRRDDPSHWAALIARHRVTLWNSVPAQARMLQDYRDAVAATGGPTGDDGPSTLRLALLSGDWIPVTLPDAMRAGHPELTVVSLGGATEAAIWSVHHVIGEVDRLRPSIPYGTPLRGQRLAVVDHLGRDRPEGVPGEILIRGAGVALGYLGDAERTRARFGVDPATGDREYRTGDIGRYLPDGSIELLGRKDAQVKIRGYRIELAEIQAAVLAHPGVADCAVQVAEGAAGRHLVGIVQPERIAPVEAPEDPAPGDAARAALAVAAADVDTDALGAFLAGFDEHALRVIERTLAAAGALVDDAAPVSADEVAGLLRASDAHRVVVRRWLGALERRGRIARDADGRYRGALSADPERVARAWARVEEAEREIRWSAELLRHVQASSLALADLVSGDLDIAELLYPGAPSDAIGAAYRDNLGVRLLTAALTAAVVALADRHEARGHGVDEPLRILEVRGGVGGAADQLIPALAGRAVEYVFTDPSMFHVGEARERHPDRPGVRFQAFDPAADPLPQGQRPNSYDVVICSNGLHGVPDVPAALRRLRGLLAPHGHLAVIESTREDNPPLMIATDFMEVRSGGPADARLADDALLFEAAAWRTMLGDLGARGIEQVPADADPLSGLGQHLLLAQVKTDRAPLRAASLRRHTADRLPEYMVPRRWQVLDAMPITANGKVDRAALARLAEDRAPQATVAAGSDAPRDDVERRLQELWAELLGRPGIGRDDDFFALGGDSLLVARLVGRMREQLPEVVDLEWDVVLRHMLRRPTIAGLAGYVRQAGQGAAGERDAPATPAVSLLSGSGRGPATVLVHAGIGTIMPYRALMTEIRRRSRGTGSLYGVEVPDLDAFLDADPHGLIDRIAAEYARELLATGIRTFHVVGYCLGGLVATEVARALTEAGADVASFTAISSHSPAFRLDDEMVSEYSFAMMIGIDPVDLGFPADPWRIAAAGARILERTPGVMPVDGYASLDGEFADIGRAFLDLSRIPRRARIARMCEVVPPASGSYTPEQMTRFFRTFRQSVFAITRYRPDPYAGDITFLRHSGAYPFPGSREAVTDYWEELALGELDIVDIPGDHYDCLSVEHAPRVLSILTRVTGGAVIA, from the coding sequence GTGAACGCTGAACAGCTCATCGACGACCTCACCTCCCGCGGCGTCCGGCTCTGGGCGGAGGACGGGCGGATCCGGTTCCGCGGGCCGCGCGGCGTGATCGACGACGACCGGCGCGAGCTCATCCGCCGGCACCGCGACGACGTGCTCACGATCCTCGAGCGGCAGGACGCGACAGGCCCGGGCGCCCCGCGGGCCGCCGCCGACCCGGCCGCCGCCCACCTGCCGTTCCCGCTCACCCCCGTGCAGACCGCCTACCTCCTCGGCCGCACCGACGCGTACCCCTACGGCGGCGTCGCCTGCAGCGCCGACCTCGACCTGTCGTGGCCGGCGTCCACCGACCCCGCGCGCATCGTCGACGCGTGGATCCGCCTGGTCGAGCACCACGGCATGCTGCGCGCCGAGGTCCACCCCGACGGCTCGCAGCGCGTCCTCGCCGACCCCGGGCCCGTCGTGGTGCCGGTCGACGACCTCCGCGGCCTCGGCCCGGCCTCGATCGGGCACCGGCTCGACGCCGTGCGCGCGGACCTCGCGCAGGGCACGGGCCGCGACCCGGGCTGGCCGCGCGTGCGCGCCATCGTGACCCGCGCCGACGACGCCGTCCGCCTGCACCTGGCCGTCGACCTGCTCGTGCTCGACCACGCGAGCCTGCAGCTCGTGCTCGACCAGCTGCGCGCGCTCGTGGCCGACCCGTCCACGGAGCTGCCCGACGCGTCCGAGGGGCCCGGCTTCCGCGACTGCGTGCTGGCCCGTCGCGCCCTCACGGCGTCGGCCGCGTACGAGCGCGACCGCTCCTACTGGTGGCGGCGCCTCGACGACCTGCCGCCCGCGCCGGAGCTGCCGCTCGCGGACCACGACCCGATGGCCGCCCCCGCGAGGTTCCGCCGGCTGTCCGCCGTGCTGGATCCCGCCGCCGCCCGGCGCCTCGACCGGGCCGCCGCCGACGCGGGCGTGACCCCCACGAGCGCCCTCCTCGCCGCGTACGCCGAGACCGTGGGCCGGTGGAGCCGCAGCCCGCGCTTCGTGCTCAACGTGCCCGTCTCCGACCGCGGCGGCCTGCCCGCTGCCGCCGACCGCGTGGTGGGCGACTTCACGTCCGTGGAGCTGCTCGAGGTCGACCTCACCGAGGGCGTGCCCGCCGTGGAGCGGATGCGCGCGCTCTCCTCCCGCCTGCTCGAGGACCTCGCGCACCCGCTCTGCGGCGGCACCGAGCTGCTCGCCGAGCTCACCCGCAGGCGCGGCGGCGACGCCCGCGACGTGGCGCTCGCCCCCGTGGTCTTCACGAGCGCCCTCGCCGGGGACGCCGCGAGCGCGCCCACGGGCGACGGCGGGCGGATCACCGCGGCCGTCACGCGCACGCCGCAGGTCTGGATCGACTGCCAGGCCCTGCGCGTGCCCGACGGGCTCCAGCTCAGCTGGGACGTCCGGGAGGGCGTGCTCGCCGACGGCGTGGCCGACGCGGCGTTCGGCGCCTTCCTCCGCGCGGTGCGCGCCCTCGCCGACGACCCCGCCGCCTGGCACCGGCCGTGCGCCGTCGAGATGCCCGCCGACCAGCGCGAGCGGCGGATCCGGGTGGGCGACACCGGGGACCCGGTCGCGCCCGCGCTCGTGCACGAGCCGCTCCTCGCGGCAGCGGACGCGACGCCGGACGCGCCCGCCGTCATCGCCCCCGACCGCACGCTCACCCACGACGAGCTCGTGCGGCGCGCGGCCGCCGTCGCCGAGCGCCTCCGCTCCACCGGGCACCGCCCGGGCGACCGGGTCGCGATCGTCGCCGAGCGCGGCTGGGAGCAGGTCGTCGCCGTCGTCGGCGTGCTCCTCGCGGGCGGCGCCTACGTGCCAGTGGACGTGGCCCAGCCGCGGATCCGCCGCGACACCGTGCTCGCCGACGCCGGCATCCGCCAGGTGCTCACCCCGCGGGCCCTGGTGGGCGCTCCCGCCGACTGGCCCACGGGCGTCGAGCGGATCGCGGTCGACGCGCTCGAGCCCGCCGCCACCCGGCCCACCCCGGACGCCGGGCGCGACGGCGTGGATCCGGCCGACCCCGCGTACGTCATCTACACGTCCGGGTCCACGGGCACCCCCAAGGGCGCGATCCTCTCCCACCACGCCGCGCACAACACGCTCGTCGACGTCCGCGAGCGCTTCGGCGTCGGCCCCGACGACCGCGTGCTCGCCCTCGCCGGCCTCGGCTTCGACCTGTCGGTGTTCGACGTGCTCGGCGTGCTCGGCGCGGGCGGCGCCATGGTGCTGCCGGATCCGCGGCGGCGCGACGACCCGTCGCACTGGGCCGCCCTCATCGCCCGCCACCGCGTCACCCTCTGGAACTCCGTGCCCGCGCAGGCGCGCATGCTGCAGGACTACCGCGATGCGGTCGCCGCGACCGGCGGGCCGACGGGCGACGACGGCCCGAGCACGCTGCGGCTCGCGCTGCTCTCGGGCGACTGGATCCCCGTGACCCTCCCCGACGCCATGCGCGCCGGCCACCCCGAGCTGACGGTCGTGAGCCTCGGCGGCGCGACCGAGGCCGCCATCTGGTCGGTGCACCACGTCATCGGCGAGGTCGACCGGCTGCGGCCGAGCATCCCGTACGGCACGCCCCTGCGCGGCCAGCGGCTGGCGGTCGTCGACCACCTCGGGCGCGACCGTCCCGAGGGCGTGCCCGGCGAGATCCTCATCCGCGGCGCGGGCGTGGCGCTCGGGTACCTCGGCGACGCGGAGCGCACGCGCGCGCGGTTCGGGGTGGATCCCGCCACGGGCGACCGCGAGTACCGCACGGGCGACATCGGGCGCTACCTGCCCGACGGCAGCATCGAGCTGCTCGGGCGGAAGGACGCGCAGGTGAAGATCCGCGGCTACCGCATCGAGCTGGCGGAGATCCAGGCCGCGGTGCTCGCCCACCCGGGCGTCGCCGACTGCGCCGTGCAGGTGGCCGAGGGGGCCGCGGGCCGGCACCTGGTCGGGATCGTGCAGCCCGAGCGGATCGCGCCCGTCGAGGCCCCGGAGGACCCCGCCCCCGGCGACGCCGCGCGCGCCGCGCTCGCGGTCGCCGCGGCGGACGTGGACACGGACGCCCTCGGCGCGTTCCTGGCCGGCTTCGACGAGCACGCGCTCCGCGTCATCGAGCGCACGCTCGCCGCGGCGGGCGCGCTCGTCGACGACGCCGCGCCCGTCAGCGCGGACGAGGTCGCGGGCCTCCTCCGCGCGAGCGACGCCCACCGCGTCGTCGTGCGCCGCTGGCTCGGCGCGCTCGAGCGGCGCGGGCGCATCGCGCGCGACGCCGACGGGCGCTACCGGGGCGCGCTCTCCGCGGATCCGGAGCGGGTCGCCCGCGCCTGGGCCCGGGTGGAGGAGGCCGAGCGGGAGATCCGCTGGAGCGCCGAGCTGCTCCGGCACGTGCAGGCGTCGAGCCTCGCGCTCGCGGACCTCGTGAGCGGCGACCTCGACATCGCGGAGCTGCTCTACCCGGGCGCCCCGAGCGACGCGATCGGCGCGGCGTACCGCGACAACCTCGGCGTGCGGCTGCTGACCGCCGCGCTCACGGCCGCCGTCGTCGCGCTCGCCGACCGGCACGAGGCACGCGGGCACGGCGTGGACGAGCCGCTCCGGATCCTCGAGGTGCGCGGCGGCGTGGGCGGCGCGGCCGACCAGCTCATCCCCGCGCTCGCGGGCCGCGCCGTCGAGTACGTGTTCACCGACCCCTCGATGTTCCACGTCGGCGAGGCGCGCGAGCGCCACCCCGACCGGCCCGGCGTGCGGTTCCAGGCGTTCGATCCCGCCGCCGATCCGCTGCCGCAGGGGCAGCGCCCGAACTCCTACGACGTCGTGATCTGCTCCAACGGCCTGCACGGCGTGCCCGACGTGCCCGCCGCGCTCCGCCGCCTGCGCGGGCTCCTCGCCCCGCACGGCCACCTCGCCGTGATCGAGAGCACGCGCGAGGACAACCCGCCGCTCATGATCGCCACCGACTTCATGGAGGTGCGTTCCGGCGGACCCGCGGACGCGCGGCTCGCCGACGACGCCCTGCTCTTCGAGGCCGCCGCGTGGCGCACGATGCTCGGCGACCTCGGCGCCCGGGGGATCGAGCAGGTGCCCGCCGACGCGGATCCGCTCTCCGGGCTCGGCCAGCACCTCCTGCTCGCGCAGGTGAAGACCGACCGCGCGCCGCTCCGGGCCGCGTCCCTCCGCCGTCACACCGCCGACCGCCTGCCGGAGTACATGGTGCCGCGCCGCTGGCAGGTGCTCGACGCGATGCCGATCACCGCGAACGGCAAGGTCGACCGGGCAGCGCTCGCCCGGCTCGCGGAGGACCGGGCGCCCCAGGCGACGGTCGCCGCCGGATCCGACGCGCCCCGCGACGACGTCGAGCGCCGCCTCCAGGAGCTGTGGGCGGAGCTGCTCGGTCGCCCCGGCATCGGCCGGGACGACGACTTCTTCGCGCTCGGCGGCGACTCGCTCCTCGTCGCGCGCCTCGTCGGCCGGATGCGGGAGCAGCTCCCCGAGGTCGTCGACCTCGAGTGGGACGTGGTGCTCCGCCACATGCTCCGCCGGCCCACCATCGCCGGGCTCGCCGGCTACGTGCGCCAGGCCGGGCAGGGCGCCGCGGGCGAGCGGGACGCGCCCGCGACGCCGGCCGTGAGCCTGCTCTCGGGATCCGGCCGGGGGCCCGCCACGGTGCTCGTCCACGCCGGGATCGGCACGATCATGCCGTACCGCGCGCTGATGACCGAGATCCGCCGGAGGTCCCGCGGCACCGGCTCGCTGTACGGCGTGGAGGTCCCCGACCTCGACGCCTTCCTCGACGCCGACCCGCACGGGCTCATCGACCGGATCGCCGCGGAGTACGCCCGCGAGCTCCTCGCCACGGGGATCCGCACCTTCCACGTCGTCGGCTACTGCCTCGGCGGCCTGGTCGCCACGGAGGTGGCGCGCGCGCTCACCGAGGCGGGCGCCGACGTGGCGTCGTTCACCGCGATCAGCAGCCACAGCCCCGCGTTCCGGCTCGACGACGAGATGGTGTCCGAGTACTCCTTCGCGATGATGATCGGCATCGACCCCGTCGACCTCGGCTTCCCCGCCGACCCGTGGCGCATCGCCGCGGCGGGCGCGCGCATCCTCGAGCGGACCCCCGGGGTCATGCCCGTCGACGGCTACGCGTCGCTCGACGGCGAGTTCGCGGACATCGGCCGGGCCTTCCTCGACCTGTCGCGCATCCCGCGCCGGGCCCGCATCGCCCGCATGTGCGAGGTGGTGCCGCCCGCGTCCGGCAGCTACACCCCGGAGCAGATGACGCGCTTCTTCCGCACCTTCCGACAGAGCGTGTTCGCGATCACGCGCTACCGGCCGGATCCCTACGCGGGCGACATCACGTTCCTCCGGCACAGCGGCGCGTACCCGTTCCCGGGCAGCAGGGAGGCCGTCACCGACTACTGGGAGGAGCTCGCGCTCGGCGAGCTCGACATCGTCGACATCCCCGGCGACCACTACGACTGCCTGTCGGTCGAGCACGCGCCGCGCGTGCTGTCGATCCTCACGCGCGTCACCGGCGGGGCGGTGATCGCGTGA